One region of bacterium genomic DNA includes:
- a CDS encoding transposase: MIDRHIDGIIAYCEKRVPLGYIEGTNLKAKNIIRRAYGYRDKEYMKLKIIQGCSSMGVFKPYPYPIHYNPG, translated from the coding sequence ATGATAGACAGGCATATAGATGGGATTATTGCTTATTGTGAAAAAAGAGTTCCTCTTGGCTACATAGAGGGAACTAATCTTAAGGCAAAAAATATTATCAGAAGGGCATATGGTTATAGGGATAAGGAGTATATGAAGCTAAAGATTATTCAAGGATGTTCCTCTATGGGTGTCTTTAAACCCTATCCATACCCTATCCACTATAATCCGGGATGA
- a CDS encoding AAA family ATPase — MEEIKQHLIDFQKRRFQTFSRELGIKFTKEFVITIIGARRVGKTYLLFDMINRIEDRNNVLYVDFEAPELLDFDGSNLRKLVNLHLQLFGRLEYIFFDEIQNLKNWQIGVREIYEEKRYGSSRIIVDRVWIGFKDTHRGTSLNNL; from the coding sequence ATGGAGGAGATAAAGCAACATCTAATTGATTTTCAAAAAAGAAGATTCCAGACCTTTAGCAGGGAATTAGGGATAAAATTTACCAAAGAGTTCGTTATTACAATAATCGGAGCAAGAAGGGTTGGAAAGACCTATCTTCTTTTTGATATGATAAATAGGATTGAAGATAGAAATAATGTTCTGTATGTGGATTTTGAGGCCCCAGAGCTCTTAGATTTTGATGGGAGCAATTTAAGAAAGCTCGTTAACCTTCATCTCCAACTCTTTGGTAGATTAGAATATATCTTTTTTGATGAGATTCAAAATCTTAAAAATTGGCAGATAGGTGTCCGAGAGATTTATGAGGAGAAAAGATATGGCTCATCCCGGATTATAGTGGATAGGGTATGGATAGGGTTTAAAGACACCCATAGAGGAACATCCTTGAATAATCTTTAG
- a CDS encoding CvpA family protein has translation MNALDIVIVAIFLISILIGLLRGITREIFSLLSIFCGIIVASRGYQKFSPFFLKYINNESLANIISFVAVFLMTSLFISLIGILLEKVLKILHLSIFDRIFGAIFGAIRGLVLISLLVIIIEKFPISATEKLVQNSILFSLLSPLKDILLSLFPFQFLKK, from the coding sequence ATGAACGCATTAGATATTGTTATTGTTGCCATTTTTTTGATAAGTATATTGATAGGGTTATTAAGGGGAATAACAAGGGAAATATTCTCTTTGCTTTCCATATTCTGTGGAATAATTGTAGCAAGTAGGGGGTATCAAAAATTCTCTCCCTTTTTCTTGAAATACATAAACAATGAGTCATTAGCAAATATAATAAGTTTTGTTGCTGTTTTTCTTATGACAAGCCTCTTTATTTCCCTGATTGGTATATTATTAGAAAAAGTCTTAAAGATTTTACACCTAAGCATATTTGATAGAATTTTTGGTGCTATTTTTGGGGCAATTAGGGGTCTTGTCCTTATAAGCTTACTAGTTATAATTATTGAAAAATTCCCTATTTCGGCAACAGAGAAGCTTGTTCAAAACTCCATCCTTTTCTCCCTTCTTTCTCCATTAAAAGACATCCTTCTTTCCTTATTTCCATTCCAATTCCTTAAAAAATGA
- a CDS encoding biotin/lipoyl-containing protein, producing the protein MKLEEKIENLGRLLDELGISEIFIKEKDDYIKIVKKEKEIPEEKKEPCVYKEIIAPLSGRFYRSQKPGDSPYVETGGMIEPGKTICLIEAMKVFNEIKAEIKGKIVNILATDGHLVKAGDILFLVEPSL; encoded by the coding sequence ATGAAATTAGAAGAAAAAATAGAGAATCTTGGAAGGCTTTTAGACGAACTTGGCATTTCAGAAATATTTATAAAGGAAAAGGATGATTATATAAAGATTGTAAAAAAAGAGAAGGAAATCCCTGAGGAAAAAAAAGAGCCTTGTGTTTATAAAGAGATAATTGCTCCCCTCTCTGGAAGGTTTTATAGGTCGCAAAAACCAGGAGACTCTCCTTATGTTGAAACAGGAGGAATGATAGAACCAGGAAAGACAATTTGTTTAATTGAGGCAATGAAGGTATTTAATGAAATAAAGGCAGAAATTAAGGGAAAAATTGTAAATATTCTTGCCACCGATGGCCATCTTGTAAAGGCAGGGGATATTCTTTTTCTTGTAGAACCAAGTTTATAG
- a CDS encoding HU family DNA-binding protein gives MTKKELGLQVAEKLGFKKDDAILIVNKIFSAIAEILKEKKRIEIRGFGSFVVVQRKPKKGRIIKTQEVVDIPSQKTVVFIRGKGIKNL, from the coding sequence ATGACAAAAAAAGAATTGGGTTTGCAAGTAGCAGAAAAACTGGGCTTTAAAAAGGATGACGCAATCCTTATAGTGAATAAGATTTTTTCAGCAATAGCAGAGATTCTTAAAGAAAAGAAAAGGATTGAAATCAGGGGATTTGGAAGCTTTGTTGTTGTCCAAAGAAAGCCAAAAAAAGGTAGAATAATAAAAACACAAGAGGTAGTGGATATACCTTCCCAAAAGACTGTAGTATTTATTAGGGGAAAAGGGATAAAAAACCTATAA
- a CDS encoding DUF502 domain-containing protein — protein sequence MARIKGYFITGIIAIIPIVATIGILIFSLKITRSLLSMPISGALGIKYGFLSGFLDLFAGIFITILVILMAGYITTKIGKVGIFTWVEGLMRNLPVVNSFYTSIKQLVDIFILNKAIEGFTRVALVEYPRKGLYAIGFVTAKSGKALDELTGKKLISIYVPKPLSVASGFLILVSEDDIIHLDIPLDEGFKMVVSAGLILPK from the coding sequence ATGGCAAGAATAAAGGGATATTTCATTACAGGGATTATTGCTATTATTCCAATTGTAGCAACGATTGGCATTCTTATTTTTTCTTTAAAGATTACCAGAAGCCTTTTAAGTATGCCCATATCTGGAGCTTTGGGAATAAAATATGGATTTTTGTCTGGTTTTCTTGACCTTTTTGCCGGGATTTTTATTACTATTCTTGTTATCCTTATGGCTGGATATATTACCACAAAGATAGGAAAGGTGGGCATATTTACATGGGTTGAGGGCTTAATGAGGAATCTCCCTGTTGTAAATAGCTTCTATACCTCAATAAAACAGCTTGTTGATATTTTTATCTTAAATAAGGCAATTGAGGGGTTCACAAGGGTTGCTCTTGTTGAGTATCCAAGAAAAGGATTATATGCCATTGGTTTTGTAACAGCCAAATCAGGAAAGGCATTAGATGAGCTTACTGGAAAAAAACTTATTAGTATTTATGTTCCAAAGCCATTAAGTGTTGCCTCGGGATTCTTAATCCTTGTCTCTGAGGATGATATTATTCATTTAGATATCCCTCTTGATGAAGGCTTTAAAATGGTTGTATCAGCTGGGCTTATTCTTCCAAAATGA
- a CDS encoding DUF502 domain-containing protein, with product MFKMSKIKRYFITGLIAVIPIASTIAILALSLKIVNSLLSMPISRVFGIKYRFLSGPLDFFSGVFITIFVILITGYITTKIGKRGIFGWIKNLVGRVPVISNIYASVKQLVEIFILNKAIEGFTRVVLVEYPREGTYAIGFVTAKSSKDLDKETGKRLINVYFPNSFDLASGFFVLVCEDEVIQLDIPVDEGFKMVVSGGLIIPEKWQE from the coding sequence ATGTTTAAAATGTCAAAGATAAAAAGATATTTTATTACAGGGCTTATTGCTGTTATCCCTATTGCCTCAACCATTGCTATCCTTGCTCTTTCTCTAAAGATTGTCAACAGCCTTTTAAGTATGCCCATATCCAGGGTTTTTGGAATAAAATATAGATTTTTATCTGGACCTCTTGACTTTTTCTCTGGTGTTTTCATTACAATTTTTGTTATCCTTATTACTGGATACATTACTACAAAAATAGGGAAAAGGGGGATATTTGGATGGATAAAAAATTTAGTAGGAAGGGTTCCTGTTATAAGCAACATCTATGCCTCAGTAAAACAGCTTGTTGAGATCTTTATTCTAAATAAGGCAATTGAAGGGTTCACGAGGGTTGTGTTGGTTGAATATCCAAGAGAAGGAACTTATGCTATTGGTTTTGTAACAGCCAAGTCTTCAAAGGATTTGGATAAGGAAACGGGAAAGAGGCTTATAAATGTTTATTTTCCAAACTCATTTGATTTAGCCTCTGGCTTTTTTGTTTTGGTTTGCGAAGATGAAGTTATTCAGCTAGATATTCCCGTTGATGAGGGGTTTAAGATGGTTGTATCTGGAGGGCTTATTATTCCAGAAAAATGGCAAGAATAA
- a CDS encoding cohesin domain-containing protein, whose amino-acid sequence MGGIGCGIYLSNSSNNIISGNTISGNIGGQGGAGGYWRSGGPGGIGAGIYLYQSTNNTLAQNTILNNTGGRGGTGGTQGSGGSGGIGCGIYLSNLSTNTISGNSISNNQGGQGGPAGGWLGSGGSGGIGCGIYSILNSFPTIHYNNLLGNKNGDLTKGYGVYHDGTSGTISAICNWWGASSGPYHGTSNPIGMGDMVSDWVEYRPYLLGTFTGPNISVIPNSGLIGTMITVEGFGFATQTHISISFGTQPTITTTQSSNIGTFSTTFVVSTQPPGTKLITATDSYGNYATTTFYLLPPTFLRVIPQSKIIAKNDEFNVDVRIDDVRELAAAQVYLLFDPGVLEVRNITPGSFPPSAMNSYNTNTSGCIYYFAGLFTGSASGSGILFSARFKGKEAGTSTLKFGNNTILANVMSQSIPFNKDEGLFYIAESIRVYPENKSIKAGETQPYSCFAQCGASNVDVTGSTTFTSNGGGSFTTNSFEAHYIGTYTIQGEFLSLIGTTSVIITPGTPTSFIYVSGNNQTQNCQETLADPFVCKVEDFYHNPCLDVSIDWLITENPNGASGFSLSATQTLTNLNGTSATYLTLGTEPPGTYTIEARNPSLSGSPIIFKAHSLRRFGSISGLCLIDKGTEAQRQAGILVRLVETGETKTTNIDSYFIFQNIPVGTYTLAFTYPGATPATKTDVLITKTQFNDTTDIGTITLIAGDPNGDGQINILDWPSLADSLDSSIGSLNYNPNCDFNQDGVIDIWDFMIFRDNFGETQTTRGRGIRAIKAKSSGNIALRFEPILIENAKPGDVITLNILISEAKNSLCGEIHLTYDQNLLCPTEDKLQPGNWPTQATSTLKNSVKDGKIDYAFGLRKPETSEGGILAGISFIVKAEGKSNLSFDFDETSNRNTMFIERTSTGDQLPDVEEEPIEIDAPIIPNTILLPSFPNPTNNSAWIPFKLAEDNYVSLSIYNILGQKVKTIDVGFRKKGQYTKAKEGSAIFFDGKNNNKEPLSSGLYFYKLSAGEFSDCKAMVIGK is encoded by the coding sequence TTGGGTGGTATTGGCTGTGGGATTTATCTTTCAAATTCAAGCAATAATATAATCTCAGGAAATACAATATCAGGAAATATTGGAGGTCAGGGAGGAGCAGGTGGCTATTGGCGTTCAGGTGGCCCTGGTGGAATTGGAGCTGGAATCTATCTTTATCAATCAACAAACAATACATTAGCACAAAATACAATATTAAATAACACGGGAGGGAGGGGAGGAACAGGTGGCACCCAGGGATCAGGTGGCTCTGGAGGCATTGGATGTGGGATTTATCTTTCAAATTTAAGCACTAATACAATCTCTGGAAATAGCATATCAAATAATCAAGGAGGTCAAGGAGGACCAGCTGGTGGCTGGCTTGGTTCAGGTGGCTCTGGAGGCATTGGCTGTGGTATATACTCTATTTTAAATTCTTTTCCAACAATCCATTACAACAACCTCTTAGGCAACAAAAATGGCGATTTAACTAAAGGCTATGGTGTCTATCATGATGGGACATCAGGAACAATTTCTGCTATTTGCAATTGGTGGGGAGCAAGTTCTGGACCATATCATGGCACTTCAAATCCCATTGGAATGGGGGATATGGTAAGTGATTGGGTTGAATATAGACCTTATCTTCTAGGAACCTTTACCGGACCAAACATTTCAGTTATTCCAAATTCAGGTTTAATTGGGACAATGATAACTGTTGAAGGCTTTGGCTTTGCCACACAAACCCATATTTCCATTTCCTTCGGCACCCAGCCTACCATCACCACCACCCAATCAAGCAACATTGGCACCTTCTCAACAACCTTTGTCGTAAGCACCCAACCCCCTGGGACAAAGCTTATTACTGCCACAGATAGCTATGGAAACTATGCCACCACAACATTTTATCTTCTTCCTCCCACCTTCTTAAGGGTTATCCCCCAATCTAAAATCATTGCAAAGAATGATGAATTCAATGTGGATGTAAGAATAGATGATGTAAGAGAGCTTGCTGCTGCCCAGGTTTATCTTTTATTTGACCCAGGTGTATTAGAGGTTAGAAATATTACCCCTGGCTCTTTCCCTCCCTCGGCAATGAATAGCTATAACACAAATACATCAGGTTGTATCTATTACTTTGCGGGATTATTCACTGGCTCTGCCTCTGGTTCTGGTATTTTATTCTCAGCTCGCTTTAAAGGAAAAGAAGCTGGAACATCTACCTTAAAATTTGGGAACAATACAATCCTGGCAAATGTAATGAGCCAATCTATTCCCTTTAATAAGGATGAAGGCTTATTCTATATTGCCGAATCAATCAGGGTTTATCCAGAAAATAAAAGCATTAAAGCAGGAGAGACACAACCTTATTCTTGTTTTGCCCAATGTGGAGCATCAAATGTAGATGTTACCGGCTCAACAACATTTACCTCAAATGGAGGAGGAAGCTTTACCACTAATTCCTTTGAGGCACATTATATTGGAACATACACCATCCAAGGTGAATTCTTAAGTTTAATTGGAACAACAAGCGTAATTATAACCCCTGGAACACCAACCAGCTTTATTTATGTCTCAGGCAATAATCAAACCCAAAATTGCCAAGAAACCTTAGCAGACCCATTTGTTTGTAAGGTAGAAGATTTTTATCATAACCCTTGTCTTGATGTCTCAATAGATTGGCTAATTACAGAAAATCCAAATGGTGCATCAGGATTTAGCCTATCAGCTACACAAACCCTAACAAACCTAAATGGAACATCGGCAACCTACCTTACCTTAGGAACAGAACCACCAGGAACCTATACTATTGAGGCAAGAAATCCTAGCCTTTCTGGTTCACCCATTATTTTTAAAGCTCATTCTTTAAGGAGATTTGGAAGCATCTCAGGGTTATGCCTGATTGACAAAGGAACAGAGGCACAAAGACAAGCAGGAATATTAGTAAGATTGGTTGAAACCGGAGAAACCAAAACAACAAATATTGATTCTTACTTTATCTTCCAAAATATCCCGGTAGGAACCTATACCCTAGCCTTTACCTACCCTGGGGCAACCCCAGCGACTAAGACCGATGTTTTAATAACCAAGACCCAATTCAACGATACCACAGACATTGGAACAATTACCTTAATTGCCGGAGACCCAAATGGTGATGGACAGATAAATATCCTAGATTGGCCATCTTTGGCTGATTCCCTTGACTCAAGCATTGGCTCTTTAAATTATAATCCAAATTGTGATTTTAATCAGGATGGTGTAATTGACATCTGGGACTTTATGATCTTTAGGGATAACTTTGGAGAAACACAGACCACCAGGGGAAGGGGAATAAGGGCAATTAAAGCAAAATCATCGGGAAATATAGCCTTAAGGTTTGAACCAATCTTAATTGAGAATGCAAAGCCAGGGGATGTTATTACCCTAAATATTCTTATCTCTGAGGCAAAGAATAGCCTTTGTGGAGAGATTCACCTAACCTATGACCAAAACCTCCTTTGTCCAACAGAAGATAAGCTACAACCAGGGAATTGGCCAACCCAAGCTACATCTACCCTAAAGAATAGCGTAAAAGATGGAAAAATAGACTATGCCTTTGGTCTAAGGAAGCCAGAAACAAGTGAGGGAGGAATCTTGGCAGGAATATCATTCATTGTTAAAGCAGAAGGAAAATCAAACCTCTCCTTTGATTTTGATGAGACCTCAAACAGAAACACAATGTTCATTGAACGAACAAGCACAGGAGACCAATTGCCAGATGTAGAAGAAGAACCCATAGAGATAGATGCACCCATTATTCCAAATACTATACTCCTTCCATCATTCCCAAATCCAACAAATAATTCAGCCTGGATTCCATTTAAGCTTGCAGAGGACAACTATGTTTCCCTTTCAATCTACAACATCTTAGGACAAAAGGTAAAAACAATTGATGTAGGCTTTAGAAAGAAAGGACAATACACAAAGGCAAAAGAGGGCTCTGCAATATTCTTTGATGGAAAGAATAACAATAAAGAACCCTTATCCTCTGGTCTTTACTTCTACAAGCTTTCTGCCGGAGAATTCTCTGATTGTAAGGCTATGGTGATTGGAAAATAG
- a CDS encoding right-handed parallel beta-helix repeat-containing protein → MRKSIFGILMALGFWVCKIAWAETYVSGNVSGNWTTAGSPYIVTADATVQNGTSLTIDPNVEVRFATNTSLICYGTLNAIGTPLGTITFTSDQAIHTPGHWKWIKLSGSGANGSQIKYCDIGYAKQAACLENASKIAITNNFIHDNKGDDGWVSQLQQTGCGIYLSNSNNSIIGTNTIKNNQGGQGGAGGWAGSGGSGGIGCGIYFSNSSNNTISGNTISNSIGGQGGTGGNGGGSGGSGGIGIGICLSNSTNNTILGNTISNNPGGQGGSGFQGSSGGASGQGYGIYIEPNSYNNTITITNTYNTEPIHYYYNQSGITIES, encoded by the coding sequence ATGAGAAAGTCAATCTTTGGGATTTTGATGGCTTTGGGATTTTGGGTTTGCAAAATAGCCTGGGCAGAGACCTATGTAAGCGGTAATGTCTCGGGAAATTGGACAACGGCTGGAAGTCCGTATATCGTTACTGCCGATGCAACTGTGCAAAATGGAACAAGCCTTACAATTGATCCAAATGTTGAGGTAAGGTTTGCAACAAATACATCTTTAATATGCTATGGCACATTAAATGCAATAGGTACACCCCTTGGCACAATTACATTTACCTCTGACCAGGCAATCCATACACCTGGGCATTGGAAATGGATTAAGCTATCTGGAAGCGGAGCAAATGGAAGTCAAATTAAATATTGCGATATAGGCTACGCAAAGCAGGCAGCTTGTTTGGAAAATGCTTCTAAAATTGCGATTACAAATAATTTTATTCATGATAATAAAGGGGATGATGGATGGGTTTCACAACTACAACAAACAGGTTGTGGAATCTATCTTTCAAATTCAAATAATAGCATCATTGGAACAAATACAATTAAAAATAATCAAGGAGGTCAGGGAGGAGCAGGTGGCTGGGCTGGTTCAGGTGGCTCTGGAGGCATTGGCTGTGGGATTTATTTTTCAAATTCAAGCAATAATACAATCTCAGGAAATACCATATCAAACAGCATAGGAGGCCAAGGAGGAACAGGTGGCAACGGGGGTGGTTCAGGTGGCTCTGGTGGCATTGGCATAGGAATCTGTCTTTCAAATTCAACAAATAATACAATCTTGGGAAATACAATTTCAAATAACCCAGGAGGTCAAGGAGGAAGTGGTTTTCAAGGTTCATCAGGTGGTGCTTCTGGCCAGGGTTATGGAATATATATTGAGCCAAATTCTTATAATAATACAATTACAATTACAAATACATACAACACTGAGCCAATTCATTATTACTATAACCAATCAGGCATAACCATTGAAAGTTAA